The genomic DNA TATATTAATTAAATAGTATATAAAAGCAATAATAAATGAGATAGCTAATATAGAGCTAAAAAGCCAAAACCATTGAAATTTGTGAGTTTTGTAAAACTGTGTTGTAGATTGAATACTTGCTATTAAAGCTAGTATAGCAGCGATTATAAATATGCCTGTGCTTAGGTTGAAGATATAATCAAACTTTGAGCTCCAAAAAAAATAGCTTAGTTTAATATATATCATTAAACTAGCTGTAAATGTTAATAGTATTGAAATTATAAAAAGTTTTTTTGTGCTCATCATGGTTGGCTTACAGTAATACCAAAGGTAGTTTTTGTTTTAAGATTGAAGTTGTTTTAAAAAAAATATATTTTACAACTAACTTATTACTTACAATAACTTTATGCAATCAATAACCTTTTCGATAGTTTTATTAGCTTCATTTTTTCGCCAATGCATATATAAATCTATAGTTTGTTCTAAGTCTATAAAGCGTACATTATTAAATTTTGAATGTTTAAATGAATAGGGCAGAATAGAAATACCAAGTCCTTTAGACACAAGGTTTAAAATCATACCACCAAAATCTGATTCAATACTAATTTTGGGTTCAAAACCTAATTGGTTGAATAAGTTTCTCAATAAAGATGAAAAAAATGTGGTTTGATGCAAGCCTGAAATGATAAAATTTTCTTCCTGAAGCTTTTTTATATTATTAATAGAGTCTTTATTTAACCAATGGTTGTTGGGTACAGCAATGCAAATAGGCTCGGTAGATAATTTTTGAGATTTTATGTTGGCATGCTGAATGTTATCACGACTAAAAGCAATATCTGTATTGTAATTTAGTAAAAGTTTTTGGTGATTCTCATCGGTAAGTTCTGCTAATTCTAATTTAAGTTCTGGTAAATTGGTTTTAATAATTTCTAAAAAATTAGGCAAGAAACTAAAAGTTATAGAGCCAGGATAAGAAATGGAAACGTGTCCAGAATCACCTTGGTCTATTTTTTTTGCTTGCCTGTGTATTTGATCTAATTCGTTTATGGTTTTAGTCCAATGCTTTTGTAAAAATTTTCCAGCATCGGTTAATTTTACGTTTCTTTTATTTCTTTCAAAAAGCGAAAAACCCAATTCGTCTTCTAAAGCTTGAATTTGTCTTGTTAGCGAAGATTGTGAAATAAAAACTTTTTCGGCGGTATTCCAAAAATGAAGCTCTTTGGCTAAAACTAAAAAATATTTAATTTGTTGTGTTGTCATAACAAATGCGTTTTTTGCATTACTCAGTCAAAAATATGTATTTTTAAATAGGTATTACCATAGTTTCTTTGCTTAAGTATTTTGTTTCATTAAAATAGAATAAAACAATGTTAGGAATTGAAAACTTTTTAAGCTTTATGGTTACTGCTTTATTTTTTATAATGACACCTGGAATGGATACTGTTTTTGTGTTAAATAAGTCTATTAGTCAAGGTCGTAAATCTGGAATAACTTCTGCAATAGGAATAAATGCGGGTGTTTTAACGCATGTATTTTTTTCGGCTTTGGGCCTTACGGTCATTATTTCTAAATCTGAAACAGCTTTCATGTTTGTTAAATATGCTGGCGCTGCATACATTTTTTATATGGGTGTACTAAAGCTTAAAAGTAATACAGATATATTAAATAATACAGATGATGCTAATGCTATAAAACCTTCTAAAAATGATTTTTGGTCAGGTTTTTTTACTAATTCATTAAATCCTAAAGTTGCATTATTCTTTTTGGCCTTTTTCCCTCAGTTTATTAATCCTTCTCAATTAGAAGATCCAGTTCCTTTTATATTGTTAGGCTTAACTTACGCTTTTATTGGTATTGTTTGGTATTTGATGTTAACGGTGTTTGCGAGTAAATTTTCAGAGACTATTAAAAGTAATCCAAAATCGGGAGTTTGGATAAATAGAATTAGCGGATTTATATTTGTGTTAATGGGCTTGCAAATTGCATTTGGTTAATTTTTGAAATTAAAAAAACCACTTTGAATAAACAAAGTGGTTTTAAATTTTTCTTTTTCTATAACTTCTATTTATCAATAGAACCTAAAACACGTTTCATAAAGTTATTTACAGCCTCTTTTTTTGGTGTACCTTCTTTAATCATTTTATTAACTTCAATTGCACCATACATATTAGATATTAATTCTCCAATAACGTCAAGTTCTTCATCTTTTAAAGAAGGAACTTCGGTTAATGCTTCAAGTGTTTCTATAGTTTCATTAACATAATCT from Lacinutrix sp. 5H-3-7-4 includes the following:
- a CDS encoding LysR substrate-binding domain-containing protein, whose protein sequence is MTTQQIKYFLVLAKELHFWNTAEKVFISQSSLTRQIQALEDELGFSLFERNKRNVKLTDAGKFLQKHWTKTINELDQIHRQAKKIDQGDSGHVSISYPGSITFSFLPNFLEIIKTNLPELKLELAELTDENHQKLLLNYNTDIAFSRDNIQHANIKSQKLSTEPICIAVPNNHWLNKDSINNIKKLQEENFIISGLHQTTFFSSLLRNLFNQLGFEPKISIESDFGGMILNLVSKGLGISILPYSFKHSKFNNVRFIDLEQTIDLYMHWRKNEANKTIEKVIDCIKLL
- a CDS encoding LysE family translocator, producing MLGIENFLSFMVTALFFIMTPGMDTVFVLNKSISQGRKSGITSAIGINAGVLTHVFFSALGLTVIISKSETAFMFVKYAGAAYIFYMGVLKLKSNTDILNNTDDANAIKPSKNDFWSGFFTNSLNPKVALFFLAFFPQFINPSQLEDPVPFILLGLTYAFIGIVWYLMLTVFASKFSETIKSNPKSGVWINRISGFIFVLMGLQIAFG